The genomic stretch tgagactagatatcgtgaTATCAAGATATGAGACAGGATATCGTTATATCAAGATATAAGAcaggatatcgtaatatcaagATATGAGACGATATATCGTAATATCGTAacatgagactagatatcgtaatAACGTAACATGAGtctggatatcgtaatatcaagATATGAGactggatatcgtaatatcaagATATAAGACAGGTTATCGTGATATCaagatatgagactagatatcgtaatatcaagATAAGAGACtatatatcgtaatatcgtAACATGAAACTATGTATCGTAATATCAagatgagactagatatcgtaatatcaagATATGAGACAGGATATCGTTATATCAAGATATAAGAcaggatatcgtaatatcaagatatgagactagatatcgtaatatcgtaacatgagactagatatcgtaatatcaagATATAAGACAGGTTATCGTGATATCAAGATATGAGACAGGTTATCGTGATATCaagatatgagactagatatcgtaatatcaagATAAGAGACTATATATCGTAATATTGTAACATGAAACTATGTATCGTAATATCAagatgagactagatatcgtgaTATCAAGATATGAGACAGGATATCGTTATATCAAGATATAAGAcaggatatcgtaatatcaagATATGAGACGATATATCGTAATATCGTAacatgagactagatatcgtaatAACGTAACATGAGtctggatatcgtaatatcaagatatgagactagatatcgtaatatcaagatatgagactagatatcgtaatatcaagTTATGAGACTATATATCGTAATATCAAGATATGAGACTATATATCGTAATATCAAGATATGAGACTGGATATCGTGATATCAAGATATAAGACAAGTTATCGTGATATCAAGATATAAGACAGGTTATCGTGATATCAAGATATGAGactggatatcgtaatatcaagATATAAGACAGGATATCGTAATATAAAGATATGAGactggatatcgtaatatcgtaaCATGAGACTGAATATCGTAATATAACAATATGAGACTGAATATCGTAATATTGCGATATGACATAAGTgacttttcctggttttaaacgCTGCATTATTGATGCAATTTTATATGATTGCATTTTATGAACTGACCAGACTGTTGTAGCAGTTATTTGtctttacccacttagtcattatacccacattactgatgattatttatcatattCTCATATGTGATTTTGTCCCTATTTTCCAGCTCTAATATGTTCATATGTCTTAAAATATGTCTGGAGGTCATTCAAACAGTTTGTTCATACTGGAAACAGAATTGTCTCGTCTGCACTAACTCAGCGGTTTCTCTCTGGAGACTTCAGATAAAGACTTTAACACATCTGCTCAGGAACCATTTTACACTTTGAATCAAGTGACTGCTTGAGGTTCAGTACCTGGCAGATAGACCAGAGCCAGTGTGATCAGGGCGACCGCCGGCAGCGTCTGATTCACCGCCACCAGGGGGAGCTGGTAGAAATTGTTCTCCCCATGATCGAGGTAGGGCAGCAGAATGCGCCTCAGGAAGTTGTAACcatagaaaaagaggaagaggaggaaggtggCCAGGATGGGGGCTCCccaggagggaaagaggaggagcGGCGCCTCCTCAATGTCCCGAGAGGAGCACAGACCCCCCAGATCCACGGGACTGAAGCCCAGACGACGAGCCAGCTGGACCACCGAGGATTTAGAGACGGAGCAGTCGCTGCAGATCAGGAcctgttggggggggggggggtttaatgAATCGTAAACACCACTTCCTGtaagagttttatttttatatattttttaaggttttttttcaatatcTGGAACAAACTCGCAGAATATTTGAGGTTTGCTGCAACTCTCAGTTTTCttaaatcacagctgaagacttttctgtttgctgcttaATGAAAGGTTTTTAATTCATACCGCTCCGTAacttttattctcctgtttttattctctttctcattttttatcGAATTTAATCCGAGTGATTCTTGCACTGCCACAGGAGGGAAATGCTAAATTATATctgggtcaatgaggtttttttgtgtccatgtgtcaaatataaaggggttaaaatatgaaaataaacgtatgaataacttgcacacattgtttttttgtggacccagcatcaaatttctgcttttaatccatttagagagaatatattagaggattatggcaaaaatgtctaagtggtgtaaccataaaaactttgtaccaaataattcaacttgcttaaaaacagtaaattgtcaataaaacaccatatcaactagtttggcatgatcttacattataactttatattaaataaaggtaatggaatacaattgttctaaatattacatttactctggtaaccatggagatcaggaactgTGGTTaaaccatttgacattttgaggagcattcagtctaataaaaatacaaaatgttcattttagcaaacctgatgctgcttttaaaactatttttaacatatttttgaattgctcatcttgccaacattTATATATCACTGGCCCATGTTCAGTAAATGCTTGTTGCGCCTCACCTGTCCCCAAACCTCACCTGCTTGCTTCCATCGTGGGCTCCGGCCTGCAGCGCCCACGCAGAGATGACGTTGAAGCCCTTCACTACCCGGCTCTCTGGGAACAGCTCTGCCAGCTTCTCTGCGTTCGACCGCTCGCTGTTCATCTCTGTGGCGTTGCTCACATCCACCAGAACCTTCCCGACCAGCTGCTCCCTCATCCCCAACAGGGTGGAGTAGTGCTCCGGGTAGACTGCAGCAAACACCACTCTCTCAGCGCTGCTCACCGCCTCCCTATGCGACCGCAGCTCCACCCCATCGGGAAACAGACCCGCAGCGACGCGGTTTGGGTCTCGACTGCCCACCACCACCCTGAAACCAGAGGCCACCAGCCGGATGGCGAGGGAGCGGGAGAAGTCTCCTGAGCCTATGATGGCGATCACGGTGCCTCCTTGGTGGCGGGGCGGGGGCTCCGAGGCGTCAGAGGCAGAACTGGGCAACAAGGGCGTCTCCATGTCAGTCTCCATGATGTTCTGCTGAGGAAGACAAAGATTAGGATTTAATGTAACCCTTTaatgggtcagtgatgtttgtttgtgtccatgtggtttagtttaaatttaaagttgttaaaatgtgaaaataaacgtatgaataacttgcacacattctttttctgtggacccagcatcaaatttctgcttttaatccatttagagagaatatattagaggattatggcaaaaatgtctaagtggtgtaaccataaaaactttgtaccaaataattcaacttgcttaaaaacaataaattgtcaataaaacaccatatcaactagtttggcatgatcttacattataacttttatattaaataaaggtaatggaatacaattgttctaaatattacatttactctggttaccatggagatcaggaaacatttacatgttttaaatgaagtcattattagtataagtccacttaaatccACTGTAGGTGATGAAATATGTAATaagtatcattcttttgtggttacaccatttgacattttcaggagcattcagtcttacttttggtaaaaaaattgtgcaaatgtcatttcaaatgatataaaaccaacaaaaatactaaatgtacattttaacaaacctgatgctgcttttaaaactagtttaactgatttatgaattgatcatcttaccaacatttatttatcactgatCCAAAAATTGAATGAATGTTCACTATTTTTATAATTGACTAATAGTTTTACAAATGCTGGTTACAGCTTCTAAGAtagaaatatacatataaataaatacataaataaatcaatacattaaCAAATAGATAGAAAAGTAGGATAACAACAGAATACACtaattatctttgttttttgatctttttgagacaaaacaaaaacaaaaattaaagaaTGACACCACCTTAGTTTTTGAGAAACACAAATTTTCCACTATTCTCTGACAGTTTACACCAAAAGCATGCAGTAAATATCGATCAGATGAATCGATAAAGGAAATGTGATAGATAATATAATACTATAGATAATATACAATAATCTAGTTGAAGCTCTACTGTGACAATAATGTTGAGAGAAGGACACAAACTGAGATGTGTTACAGATAACATCTACAAAGGAAACGGTTACATCACTCACACATATGTAACATGTgtgtaacgtgtgtgtgtgtgtgtgtgtgtgtgtgtctgtgtgtgtgtgtgtgtgtgtgtgtgtgtcactcacCGTGTTTTCCCGGGTTCAAAGACGATGCGAATAATATTGTAAGAAATGAACCTGAGGCTGACACGTTACATTCACTGAcactatgtatgtatgtaaacaCTTTATGATCCAGCTGATCGACAGAGGATATCCTGTCACATGCTAAGCCCCgcccactgctgctgctgctgccttcaaGTGCTCCTAGTGAGACTGGGAAAGCTAGCTTTTACCCCCTTTTTAAACTGATAGAGATTTACTTCTGTTAAAGGTCACAATGAACTCAATTACATTAAACTCACCTGGATATTATTGTGCTAATAGTGCCAATGTTGAGCTGATATACTAATAAACCTCATATCAATAACCTGATACAgcggtggaagaagtactcacatagtttacttaagtaaaagtactgcagtattatgagtgatgtagtatgcagtattacagtaaaagtactgcagtattatgagtgatgtagtatgcagtattacagtataaagtactgcagtattatgagtgatgtagtatgcagtattacagtaaaagtactgcagtattatagtgatgtagtatgcagtattacagtaaaagtactgcagtattatagtgatgtagtatgcagtattacagtaaagtactgcagtattatgagtgatgtagtatgcagtattacagtaaagtagtggtttggtcctctgactgatatattattattatgacatcattagattattgatagtgaagcatcagtgttagagcagcatgttactgttgtagctgctggaggtggagctagtttacactactttatatacagttagctagtttagtccagtggttcccaacctaggtgGTAGTAGTAGTTTGTAGTGGAAATCCATCAAATGGAAAGTACAAGTTCTTCAAAATGTTACTGAAGTACAGTATTTAAGTAAATGGATTAAGATATTGTGCCCAACTGGCAAGTTATTACATCTCTTATTTGCATGGGACAGTTATATTTATCCCGACCTTCAGCTGTGAAATGACTTCACGGCACAAAATGACGTCTCCTTATATAACTAGTTGCAGTGTTTAACATTTTGTCCTTCGTGTGCAACTTCTGTATTTCCGACAGCAAGTGAAGGCATCGCGTCTGACAGTGGAAGATAACACTCACAGGTGATTCAGTCTGCTGATAATGCAAAAGTTACACaagagtgacacacacactacacaccaAGAGACACAGGCTCATTCTTCTttgtaataatatttatttcttattaaatgcaagagaaaggaaaatgatAATTGCACATACAGTTTGTCTCCACTGGGTGTCGCTCTTTCTCTATATTACACAGGGCTGACGCTGTCTCATCTATAGCTTTCAATGTCATTCTGTAATATCTACacatataatacaaaatattttatttttttaattgccaCTTAAATGAGCATGCTTTTCTGCAGTATTTTACATGCACATCAATGAGACTAAATACATTCCAGAAAAGTTACTGTGggaatgtaatagattacagtttactagttactctgtttaaaatgtaataagtaatgtaatttattacatttgatgacttttctaattttctaaccaatgttttcagctgttagggtaaatgttccctccttccttccctccatctgtccttccttccttccttccttccttccttctgtccttccctccttccttctttccttctttccttccttccttccttccttccttccttccttcctttcttctttccttccttccttccttctgtccttccctccttccttccctccctccttccttccttccttctgtccttccctccttccctccttccttccttcctttctgccttccttccttccttccttcctttctgccttccttttttccttccttccttccctccctccttccttccttccttccctccttccctccctccttccttccttccttccttccttcattccttccttccttccttccttccttctgtccctccttccttccttccttccttccttccatccttccttccttccttccttctgtccttccctccttccttccctccctccttccttccttccttccttcctttctgccttccttccttccttccttcctttctgccttcctttttttccttccttccttccttctgtccttccttccttccttccttctgtccttccctccttccttctttccttccttccttccttcctttcttctttccttccttccctccttccttccctccctccttccttccttccttccttccttcctttctgccttccttcctttcttcctttctgccttccttttttccttccttccttccctccctccttctttccttccttccttctttctttccttccctccttccctccttccttccttcctgtattAATTTAGGACACGTTAATAACtgttaaatacacttttaaataaagaaatcacTGTTTGAGATTGAAACAAGCacaccaaaaagaaaagactcTTTTCCTCAACTGAATAAGACTTACTACTAActatactataactataaataaaaccaagGCCCTGTTAATTAGTGTATTTGGATGTGTTGACCTTTCCACTCAGTCCCTCTCATAGGCTCCCTGCGGTTGGATCGTTTGGCATTTCAGGCTCAGACGAGGATTCAACAGCATTTATAAGATATTTATACTAATGCTTCCCTGTGTTCCGCTTTGGATTGATGGTCATGTGATAACTGCTTGATTTATTTCAGAGATATGTTTATTCATCACATCTTCAAAAACATGTCTGACAGTTGAGTGATGTTCACCAGCTCCTTCAAATGATTGATTAGGTGAAATGTTTAATGATCCTCGCCAGGAAATTATattcagctgtggattaatTTGTTGTAGATGAAGTCAGGCATCCTGcaggtctgctgctgctgctgctgctgctgctgctgtgtgtgtgtgagtgtgtgtgtgtgtgtgtgtgtgtgtgtgtgtgtgtgagtgtgtgtgtgtgtgtgtgtgtgtgtgtgtgtgtgtgtgtgtgtgtgtgtgtgtgtgtgtgtgtgtctttatagcAGTCACTGTAGAGCAGTAGTAGGCACATAAAGCTCATAAAATCCATTTAAATACATTCCAGAaaggttactgtggaaatgtaatagattacagattactagttactctgtttaaaatgtaataagtaatgtaactatttcaatgacttcatcaaaataatgtaacttattacttttgatgacttttctaattttctaaccaatgttttcagctgttagggtaaatgttccctccatctgtctttccttccttccttccttccttccttccttccttccttccttccttccttccttccttccttccttctgtccttccctccttccttccttcctttccttccttccttccttccttccttccttccttccttccttcttgccttccttccttccttccttccttccttctgtccttccctccttccttccttcctttcctccttccttccttccttccttccttccctccttccttccttccttcctccctgcctgccttccttccctccttccttccttccttccttccttccttccttccttccttccttcctgcctcccttccttccttctgtccttccctccttccttccttcctttcctccttccttccttccttccttcattccttccctccttccttccttcctccctgcctgccttccttccctccttccttcctgccttccttccttccttccttccttccctccttccttccttccttcctgcctgccttccttccttccttccttccttccttctgtccttctctccttccttccttccttccttcctttacaaGTGCACCACTCAAAACAGACTGATTATTTCTTGTAAACAGATCAACACAATACTGTTTTACGTTGTTTTGTGTCTACTGACCGATGTTTTTCCTATCGTTCCTGTGCTTGTGTCTATCTACTGACCCTTGTACTTATGTCTcttgtatgcatgtatgtatgtatgtatgtatgtatgtatgtatagatagatagatagatagatagatagatagatagatagatagatagatagatagatagatagatagatagatagatagatagatagatagatagatagatagatagatagatagatagatagatagatagatagatagatagatacagacATATCTTTTAAGAAAGGAGGCATTTATCATAGAATTTGAATCCAAGCAACAATTATAAGAACCTCTAACTGGTTAAATACTGGACAACATCAAGTACAGACCTGGCATTCAAAACCTGGCATAGTTATGGTATCATCAGTATCAACAAACTATACAAATACACCCTTTGCAGAACTCTCGTGCAAATATCATTTTCCAAACTcccatcttttctgtttcttccaGATTAGGGACTCATGATCTAATCCAATGTAAAGTCTTCCACAAAGTCCATTACGTTAATGCAAAATGATCCAGAATGTACTGAACTGTTAGTGACCCCTGCAACAGACCCAAACAATCCCCTGCTATTCATGCTCACATGTTTTGGTCTTGACCTAAATTGATTACCTTTGGGGAGAGCGCTTTGACCATAAGCAGAGCCTATGGCCAGACTATTCTCCCCAACCCACTATCAACCACTTTGGGCAACCTCTCCTGACACTAACCTCTCTGTGACGACGAGGTCAGCTATGGCTTTTACAACCTTGTTGGCCCGGCGATTGATCTTGCTCGATTAGAGACTGCCCTAACTTGTCTCTGGACTCGGAAGCAGACTAAGCTCCCATTCCTAAACTTCCTACAGCAGCAGCTCACCCTTAACTCCACACTTACCCACCCTTGCAGGTGGATAAAGGTTAAAAGGGTTTCTGATATAACGTTACACAATTGTGCCTTATTCGTCATTTTCAGTTACTGTATGTCAATAAACTGGaaaacctattaaaaaaaatgctagTAAAAAAGGATAGTTGGTTTAGGGTTAATCTACAGTGTGCAGCATATTCTTGCTCGTTGCAACCAAAGGAATTTTataggattttgaccttttccatttatatatatatatttatttttattttttacaaaacacCTTTTGGATCTAGTGGAGTGAACTGAAACAGGACCTGCAGGCCGCTCTGTTCTCACACTAATCTGCATTGTAAAACAGCACCAGTGGGCAAATGTCTCTGTGAAGGTGAACTGGACTCTGGGGTCATGGTCCACTGACCCATTGCTACTGTCGGACAAAGTTTAAGCAACAGCAACGCAGCATTCTGCTTCATCTGAACACCACGTATAAAACTGGAGGGTTCCCAGCATCATCTCTCAATCCAAATCAGAAGAAACTGTATGATGGTGTGATACAGAAATATTCTGACAGCTTTCACATGTGGCATGCACTGGAGCTCTACAGTGTCATTTCAGCAAATGTAATGCGATGTCGAAGTGTTGGGACccattcattgttggtttggccaCACACATGAGATTtgatgacaataagaaaaatctaaaaaattgCCAGTCAAATCCTGTAATTTTCATTTTAGGCTCCTTAATATTATTTGTTCCTGTTAGACTGGACTGAACTGTGGATCATGTAGCGCGCCATCTGAAATCAAAGACTTTATTAAGTAATTTTCCACCTTTAGGTTTCTGATTTTTCTCAAAGGACATCACAAGACAAGTAACTTACAGAGAAGATATCTTGCTGTAGCAGACAAAACTAAAATGCCGTTTCATTTCAGTGTGATTTTAAAGGTTATTCCTATGCTTGGCTTTAAGTAGGACTACACCTCTTGATAAATGTCGTATTGCTCACACTCAGTGAGAAATATGTTTACTTCTAAGTTGGCTCTTCAGAACATTTTAGGTATTTCTTAGGAATTAGATACATATGGGCAAGAGTTCAATCTCTCATTTATCAATTtcttttgtaaaaataaatttttGTAATCAAAATATTTCCTTATTGGTCGACCCCAAATGATGCCAACATGAAGGGACCGCTAATACATGACAAGAGAAAATCTCCTGTATGATAATGACATTAGACAGAAGACCTGTATTGCCATGGTCTTAAAGACTTTAAGCTACTTTATCAAAGCCGTAATACCCAAGAGGAGATGTGTAATTACAGTGATTTTGTGAGCGACAGTGATGTGGGTAGCATCTGTATGTCTGTGGAAATCTCGCTGAGCATACTTCTATCCTCGAGTACGTCCCTGAGGCAAATTTGGCTTTGGTTGCGTTTCTAAAGTTATTTCCGTGTACAACAATTGTCCTGTGTATGAGTACATGAATGCAGAATGTAGTAAAATTGATAAAATATCTAGTTCTGTCTTACAAAGCAGTATTCTTTATATGGGCACATAAACAATGGCTTagatataaaaaatgatgtttcaGCATGCAGTCTGTGGTTTAATAGAATTTACAtctatgtaaagggttaaaaaaaaatgcagcatatGTATTTGAAAGGTGATATAAAGGAAGTTtcaaagatgttaaaaaaagtaaGTTAATTAAGGAACTATGTTACAGTtgattgttaaaaataataattgattttaattgtGTTCGAAACCGTGATTTAAATGCCAATTACAGTGTACTGGTTACAGTGGTTGTGTAATACTAAAAGATGTCAGCAGAGGGCGCATAGCGGTTAGGAGGAACCTAGAACCCCATAGAGGCAGCGCTGCAGAATAAACCCTGCAGCCGAGTGGAAAGGAAGCTCATGTTGTCTGCCTCTGTGTTAATATATACAGGTGGGTTAATATTCCCCTAAAGAGTATGCATTTGTGTAATGAATAATTAAGAAATAAGTAGTTTTGCACTGTAACATTGTATACTTGTTCACTATACTTTTGTGAAGCAGAATAAATCCTGCAGCCGAGTGGAAAGGAAGCTACTGTTGTCTGCTTCTGTGTTAATATATACAGCGACCCAATAAGCAGCCGGGTTTCCAACCACTCCCCCTAACTCCCATCAAGTTAGGGGGGCAACATCTACATATATTTGGATATTAAATTATGGACAGACAGTAAGATCATTAATACAAACACTACATAAAACCTTAAAGTATACCAATACAACACTGTAGGCCTCATATGGGCTCCGCAGTGGGaccagaatggaccttaaatagggcccatttagccagcccacatgggcttcaaaTATGATTTtgcctgtttatgcccatgccagCTTAgtccacttacatcccttatggggctcatacagtcagcccacatgggttcacatgtggggcccatgctACTGAAACAATGTGGGCCCTGCTAAATTTGctcagttcaagcccatgcccactcagtacccacatagccTGCATTTAACTCATGTGGGGGCCACATGGACGTACTG from Scomber scombrus chromosome 13, fScoSco1.1, whole genome shotgun sequence encodes the following:
- the LOC133993027 gene encoding metalloreductase STEAP3-like; translated protein: METDMETPLLPSSASDASEPPPRHQGGTVIAIIGSGDFSRSLAIRLVASGFRVVVGSRDPNRVAAGLFPDGVELRSHREAVSSAERVVFAAVYPEHYSTLLGMREQLVGKVLVDVSNATEMNSERSNAEKLAELFPESRVVKGFNVISAWALQAGAHDGSKQVLICSDCSVSKSSVVQLARRLGFSPVDLGGLCSSRDIEEAPLLLFPSWGAPILATFLLFLFFYGYNFLRRILLPYLDHGENNFYQLPLVAVNQTLPAVALITLALVYLPGLLAAVLQLSRGTKYKRFPGWLDFWLCRRKHLGLLSFLCAALHAVYSMCLTLRRAAGYTLLNAAYHQVKAGVENSWVEKMVWRSDLYLSCGILGFGVLSLLAVTSLPSVGNALNWREFTFVQSGLGYAALTLSVMHTLFFGWDFTFSAEAYPYYLPPVYLLALILPCVVLVGRILLALPCLAFRLAKIRRGWESARHRPPNNRKEADPPRNFGDV